The following are encoded in a window of Spirochaeta cellobiosiphila DSM 17781 genomic DNA:
- a CDS encoding TetR/AcrR family transcriptional regulator: MARKQIDDQVLMQKALEEFSLQSYDEASLNRIIEKAGIPKGSFYYRFANKYELYLHLIKEGNNKKWDFVKSSSGTTVADRDPDLFDIFLIQAEKGIEFAKRHPAYHQLGKRFSKEKGSPLYKKVLEDLKTSDESGLNDMIENAFQQGLFKEEFSKDFLIKTMSFLFYSFDEIVFKDEEYNLDNALKYLKDFVEFMKHGLAK, from the coding sequence ATGGCTAGAAAACAAATTGATGATCAAGTACTGATGCAGAAAGCTTTAGAAGAGTTCTCCCTTCAAAGCTACGATGAAGCCTCTTTGAACAGAATAATTGAAAAGGCAGGGATACCCAAAGGTTCTTTCTATTACCGATTTGCGAATAAATATGAACTCTATCTCCACTTAATAAAGGAAGGGAATAATAAAAAATGGGACTTTGTTAAGTCATCTTCTGGTACAACAGTAGCAGATAGGGATCCCGATTTATTTGATATCTTCCTGATTCAAGCGGAAAAGGGTATTGAATTCGCCAAAAGACATCCTGCTTATCACCAATTAGGTAAAAGATTTTCTAAAGAAAAAGGTTCTCCCTTATATAAAAAAGTATTAGAGGATTTAAAAACTTCAGATGAATCGGGATTGAATGATATGATAGAAAACGCTTTCCAGCAAGGCTTGTTTAAAGAGGAGTTCTCCAAAGACTTTCTCATCAAGACAATGTCCTTTCTATTCTATTCTTTTGATGAGATAGTTTTTAAGGATGAAGAATACAATCTTGATAATGCATTAAAATACTTAAAAGATTTTGTTGAGTTCATGAAACATGGACTGGCTAAATGA
- a CDS encoding SDR family NAD(P)-dependent oxidoreductase has protein sequence MITDNNKIALITGANSGIGKEATLQLAREGFHVVMVCRNEKRAQTAIKDIKNSYPEASLDLFIADMAELNAIRTMVNKFKTAYDHLDVLINNAALFDITQKQRNLTSEGLETIWATNHLGPVLLTTLLLESLMQSKEGRILNIASKGLLAKPFLKVDLKDPEFENRAFNVVNAYYQSKIAQIMYTYWLSKQLSTTNISVNCFRVPAVKVDIDRYPDLSSFMKWVYKQKAKAAASPTSIANNYVYWASHQWDNKPNGKYFDEKNNYVKGNKYIEKEENIQDVMGLTKSYIPEWKDF, from the coding sequence ATGATCACAGATAATAACAAAATTGCCCTTATAACAGGGGCCAATTCAGGTATAGGAAAGGAAGCCACTCTACAGCTAGCGAGGGAAGGTTTTCATGTAGTGATGGTGTGTCGGAACGAAAAGAGAGCCCAAACAGCCATTAAAGATATAAAAAACAGCTATCCAGAAGCATCATTAGATCTTTTCATAGCCGATATGGCAGAATTGAACGCCATAAGAACAATGGTAAATAAATTTAAGACGGCCTATGATCATCTTGATGTTCTTATCAATAATGCCGCCCTATTTGATATAACCCAAAAGCAAAGAAATCTAACTTCAGAAGGATTAGAAACAATATGGGCAACAAACCATCTAGGCCCGGTCTTGCTAACCACCTTACTTTTGGAGAGCTTAATGCAATCAAAAGAGGGAAGGATTCTCAACATAGCATCAAAAGGTTTACTGGCGAAACCATTTCTCAAGGTTGACCTCAAAGATCCGGAATTTGAGAATAGAGCTTTTAATGTAGTCAATGCATACTACCAATCCAAAATAGCTCAAATAATGTATACCTATTGGTTATCTAAGCAATTAAGTACAACCAATATAAGTGTAAACTGTTTTAGAGTTCCCGCTGTTAAGGTTGATATTGACCGTTATCCTGATTTATCTTCTTTTATGAAATGGGTCTACAAACAAAAGGCAAAAGCGGCGGCTTCACCAACAAGTATTGCAAACAATTATGTCTATTGGGCCTCTCATCAATGGGATAACAAGCCCAATGGTAAATATTTTGATGAGAAAAATAATTATGTCAAAGGCAATAAATATATAGAAAAGGAAGAAAACATTCAGGATGTCATGGGGTTAACGAAAAGTTATATACCAGAATGGAAGGATTTTTAA